In Listeria cossartiae subsp. cossartiae, one genomic interval encodes:
- a CDS encoding teichoic acid D-Ala incorporation-associated protein DltX → MNRVKLFLHHPATIFTMKTVFYLAILLGLLWFYGFKNPEGAKFIYNEF, encoded by the coding sequence ATGAACAGAGTAAAACTATTTTTGCATCATCCAGCGACTATCTTTACTATGAAAACTGTTTTCTACTTAGCTATTCTGCTTGGATTGCTTTGGTTTTATGGTTTCAAAAACCCTGAAGGTGCGAAATTCATTTACAACGAATTCTAA
- the rpiA gene encoding ribose-5-phosphate isomerase RpiA: MNQKKMAGEKACEWVKDGMIVGLGTGSTVYYTIEKLGEMVANGLQITGVATSEETAKQAEKLGIPLKSLNDVTEIDATIDGADEVDADFQGIKGGGGALLREKMVANASLKNIWVVSEEKLVRNLGEFPLPLEVIPFGWKQIQRELEKDAIETNLRKHASGEVYVTNNGNYILDIVNQTFTDTAMWQEKLAQIPGVVEHGLFLNYVDLIICGKANGEIELIKK; encoded by the coding sequence ATGAACCAAAAGAAAATGGCTGGAGAAAAAGCGTGTGAATGGGTTAAAGATGGCATGATTGTGGGGCTTGGAACGGGGAGTACGGTATATTACACGATTGAAAAATTAGGTGAAATGGTCGCGAATGGCTTACAAATCACCGGGGTTGCTACTTCCGAAGAAACAGCAAAACAAGCAGAAAAGCTAGGAATACCATTAAAATCGTTAAATGATGTGACAGAAATTGATGCCACTATTGATGGTGCAGATGAGGTGGATGCCGATTTTCAAGGGATAAAAGGTGGCGGTGGGGCACTTTTGCGTGAAAAGATGGTTGCGAATGCGAGTTTGAAAAATATTTGGGTTGTGAGCGAGGAGAAGCTTGTAAGGAACCTAGGTGAATTTCCGTTGCCATTAGAGGTAATTCCTTTTGGATGGAAGCAAATTCAGCGAGAACTTGAAAAAGACGCTATAGAAACGAATTTGCGGAAACATGCTTCTGGTGAAGTGTATGTGACAAACAATGGTAACTATATTTTGGATATCGTCAATCAAACATTCACGGATACGGCAATGTGGCAAGAAAAGTTAGCGCAAATTCCGGGAGTTGTGGAACATGGTTTATTTCTTAATTATGTAGACCTGATTATTTGTGGAAAAGCGAACGGGGAAATAGAGCTCATAAAAAAATAG
- a CDS encoding GNAT family N-acetyltransferase: MTVKKVTDDIGKQAALKIRNDVFVVEQHVDPALEWDEFDKMDSVVMFVDYAEDGTPLATGRFRVTDGYGKVERICTQKIARGTGSGRRIMEAIEAEAKTRGLTKLKLGAQVTAIPFYEKLGYETCSDLFLDAGIEHKEMKKTI, translated from the coding sequence TTGACCGTAAAGAAAGTAACAGATGACATCGGCAAACAAGCCGCATTAAAAATTAGAAACGACGTATTTGTCGTCGAGCAACACGTTGATCCCGCGCTAGAATGGGATGAATTCGATAAAATGGACTCCGTTGTCATGTTTGTGGATTACGCAGAGGACGGCACACCGCTTGCAACAGGCAGATTTCGCGTGACAGATGGTTACGGCAAGGTCGAACGCATTTGCACTCAGAAAATAGCTCGAGGCACTGGTAGCGGCCGCAGAATTATGGAAGCCATTGAAGCCGAAGCAAAAACACGTGGCTTAACTAAGCTAAAATTAGGCGCACAAGTTACTGCGATCCCCTTCTATGAAAAACTCGGCTACGAAACTTGCTCGGATTTATTCCTTGATGCAGGCATTGAACACAAAGAAATGAAAAAAACAATATGA
- a CDS encoding alpha/beta hydrolase — translation MTAHKMLDEKFYSKSLGEELDLIICLPPDFSPLYKYPLFIVQDGKDYFQFGKLARHSEELAVTEQIQKAIFIGIPYKTVMDRREKYHPDGKQNEAYIRFLAFELVPYLEERFPSFQMPTSRFLMGDSLGASVSLKAALLFPFTFGNVILHSPYVDDTILTLAEKVDPAKVKIFHIIGDQETAVETTGNEVLDFLSSNKSLEQILTARGFDYYFHVFNGDHRWKYWQPFIKDSLQFMLPVNTFDLESMRA, via the coding sequence ATGACAGCTCACAAAATGTTGGATGAGAAATTTTATAGTAAATCGCTAGGAGAGGAACTTGATTTAATTATTTGCTTGCCACCTGATTTTTCGCCACTTTACAAATATCCTCTATTTATTGTACAAGATGGAAAAGATTATTTTCAGTTTGGTAAACTTGCGCGACACTCCGAAGAATTAGCGGTAACCGAGCAGATTCAAAAAGCCATTTTCATTGGTATCCCTTACAAAACTGTCATGGATCGACGCGAAAAATATCATCCCGATGGTAAACAAAATGAAGCGTATATCCGGTTCTTAGCATTTGAACTTGTTCCTTATCTTGAAGAACGCTTCCCTTCTTTCCAAATGCCAACTAGTAGATTCCTGATGGGTGACTCACTCGGAGCATCCGTTTCCTTAAAAGCAGCGCTACTATTTCCATTTACATTCGGCAACGTGATTCTACATTCGCCATATGTGGACGATACAATCCTTACACTTGCCGAAAAAGTCGACCCTGCAAAAGTGAAAATCTTCCATATAATTGGCGACCAAGAAACCGCTGTCGAAACGACTGGAAATGAAGTGCTCGATTTCCTCTCATCAAATAAATCTTTAGAACAAATTTTAACCGCTCGTGGGTTTGATTATTATTTCCATGTATTTAACGGCGACCATCGCTGGAAATACTGGCAGCCATTTATCAAAGATTCTTTGCAGTTTATGCTTCCAGTAAATACATTTGATTTAGAAAGCATGCGCGCATAA
- a CDS encoding branched-chain amino acid aminotransferase, with protein MSKDIDWSNLGFSYIKTDKRYISYWKDGEWDEGALTEDNTLHISEGSTALHYGQQCFEGLKAYRCKDGSINLFRPDRNAARIQKSCERLLMPHIPTEKFIDAVMQVVRANEEFVPPYGTGATLYLRPFVIGVGDNIGVHAAPEYIFSIFCSPVGPYFKGGMAPTNFVVSDFDRAAPNGTGAAKVGGNYAASLLPGQAAKARNFGDCIYLDPATHTKIEEVGSANFFGITKDDKFVTPYSPSILPSITKYSLLYLAEHRLGLEAVEGDVYIDKLDEFKEAGACGTAAVITPIGGIQTKDDFHVFHSETEVGPVTKRLFDELCGIQFGDIEAPEGWIYKVK; from the coding sequence ATGAGTAAAGATATTGACTGGAGTAATTTAGGATTTAGTTATATTAAGACGGACAAACGTTACATTTCTTATTGGAAAGACGGGGAATGGGACGAGGGTGCGCTAACAGAAGACAATACGCTACACATTAGCGAGGGTTCAACAGCGCTTCACTACGGCCAACAATGTTTTGAAGGTTTAAAAGCATATCGTTGTAAGGACGGCTCGATTAATCTTTTCCGCCCAGATCGTAATGCTGCGCGAATTCAAAAAAGTTGTGAGCGTTTATTAATGCCACATATCCCTACAGAAAAATTTATTGATGCAGTGATGCAAGTTGTTCGTGCGAATGAAGAATTTGTGCCGCCATATGGTACTGGTGCAACGCTTTATTTACGCCCATTTGTTATTGGTGTTGGCGATAATATCGGTGTTCACGCAGCGCCAGAGTATATTTTCTCTATTTTCTGCTCGCCAGTGGGACCATATTTCAAAGGTGGAATGGCGCCGACAAACTTTGTCGTGTCTGATTTTGACCGTGCCGCTCCAAATGGTACAGGTGCCGCAAAAGTAGGCGGAAACTATGCCGCAAGTTTGCTACCAGGTCAAGCTGCCAAAGCACGTAATTTTGGCGATTGTATTTATTTAGATCCTGCTACACATACAAAAATTGAAGAAGTTGGTTCTGCTAATTTCTTTGGTATTACAAAAGATGATAAATTTGTCACACCGTATTCTCCTTCTATTTTGCCAAGTATCACGAAGTATTCGCTGCTTTATTTGGCGGAGCATCGTTTAGGCTTAGAAGCAGTGGAAGGCGATGTGTATATTGATAAGCTAGATGAGTTTAAAGAAGCTGGAGCATGTGGAACAGCGGCCGTTATTACTCCGATTGGTGGTATTCAAACGAAAGATGATTTCCATGTATTCCATAGCGAAACGGAAGTAGGACCAGTAACAAAACGTTTATTCGATGAACTTTGCGGCATTCAATTTGGTGATATTGAAGCTCCAGAAGGCTGGATTTATAAAGTAAAATAA
- the lieA gene encoding multidrug efflux ABC transporter ATP-binding protein LieA (ABC transporter involved in aurantimycin A resistance): MKEVMIKATGLEKSFKKTEVLKGVDFEVKRGEIFALLGSNGAGKTTTIQILATLLKADNGNASVSNFDVRKEPEKVREHISLTGQFAAVDGLLTGRENILLIAKLRGEKNPTQTTNDLLARFGLEKAADRRADTYSGGMTRRLDIAMSLVGAPDVIFLDEPTTGLDPEGRIEVWKTIKALSDGGTTILLTTQYLDEAEQLADRIAILHGGTIIANGTLMELKKLFPPAEVEYVEKQPSLEEIFLAIINGKEEVK; this comes from the coding sequence ATGAAAGAAGTGATGATTAAAGCCACGGGTTTGGAAAAATCATTTAAGAAAACAGAAGTCTTAAAAGGTGTGGATTTCGAAGTGAAGCGCGGCGAAATTTTTGCATTGCTTGGTTCGAATGGTGCAGGTAAGACGACAACCATCCAAATTTTAGCGACTCTTTTAAAAGCAGATAATGGTAATGCAAGCGTCTCTAATTTTGATGTGAGAAAAGAGCCTGAGAAAGTTCGCGAGCACATTAGTCTGACAGGACAATTTGCGGCTGTAGACGGTCTTTTGACAGGACGAGAAAATATTTTATTAATTGCTAAACTGCGAGGGGAGAAGAATCCGACACAGACCACGAATGATTTACTAGCGCGTTTTGGACTTGAAAAAGCGGCGGACCGACGTGCGGACACTTATTCTGGAGGGATGACACGACGACTAGATATTGCTATGAGTTTAGTTGGCGCTCCGGATGTGATTTTCCTTGATGAGCCCACTACTGGGCTTGATCCTGAGGGGCGAATCGAAGTTTGGAAAACGATTAAGGCGCTTTCGGACGGAGGAACAACCATCTTACTAACAACACAATATTTAGACGAGGCAGAACAGTTGGCTGATCGAATTGCTATTTTACACGGTGGAACAATTATTGCAAATGGAACTTTAATGGAACTTAAAAAATTGTTCCCACCTGCTGAAGTTGAATACGTCGAAAAACAACCATCTTTGGAAGAAATTTTCCTAGCAATTATTAATGGGAAGGAGGAAGTAAAATGA
- the lieB gene encoding multidrug efflux ABC transporter permease LieB (ABC transporter involved in aurantimycin A resistance), which produces MKAIRDTSILFGRSMRHILRSPDTIITVAIIPIMIMLMFVYVLGGAIQTGTDNYVDYLLPGIILMAIASGIAYTAVRLFTDVQKGLFQRFHSMPISRSSVLWGHVLTSLVSNAISIVLIILVALLIGFRSSAGVLEWLAVAGILLLFTLALTWVAVIPGLTAKSVDGASAFSYPLIFLPFISSAFVPTDTMPTAVRVFAENQPVTSIVNTIRALLYSEPIGNEIWIALAWCVGITVVAYVFAVTIYKKMV; this is translated from the coding sequence ATGAAGGCAATTCGTGATACAAGTATATTGTTTGGTCGGTCTATGCGTCATATTTTGCGGAGTCCTGATACGATTATTACCGTGGCAATTATTCCAATTATGATTATGTTGATGTTTGTGTACGTGCTTGGTGGGGCAATTCAAACAGGGACAGATAACTACGTGGATTATTTATTACCGGGAATTATTTTGATGGCGATAGCAAGTGGGATAGCTTACACGGCGGTGCGATTATTTACAGATGTGCAAAAAGGTTTGTTTCAACGGTTTCATTCGATGCCGATTAGTCGCTCTTCGGTATTATGGGGACATGTGTTGACATCGCTCGTTTCTAATGCGATTTCGATTGTACTCATTATTCTAGTGGCACTTCTTATTGGTTTTCGTTCCTCTGCGGGAGTTTTGGAATGGCTTGCTGTAGCAGGGATATTGTTGCTATTTACTTTAGCGTTAACTTGGGTTGCTGTTATTCCTGGTCTAACTGCTAAATCGGTTGACGGCGCGAGTGCTTTTTCTTATCCGCTGATATTTTTACCTTTTATTAGTTCGGCTTTTGTCCCAACGGATACGATGCCAACTGCAGTTCGGGTTTTTGCGGAAAATCAGCCGGTGACGTCGATTGTTAATACAATTCGTGCATTGCTTTACTCTGAACCAATTGGAAATGAGATTTGGATTGCGCTAGCTTGGTGTGTGGGAATTACGGTTGTTGCGTATGTTTTTGCGGTAACAATTTATAAAAAAATGGTTTAA
- a CDS encoding LM6179_1298 family efflux MFS transporter produces MEQTKVKAVTIAVFVATFMAAIEGTIVSTAMPTIVSQLDGIELMNWIFSVYLLTSAVTVPIYGKLSDLYGRKNIFVIATIIFIIGSSLCGFAQNMEQLIIFRAIQGIGAGGILPSTMTIIADVYPFEKRAKVLGFMGSAWGIAGVFGPLVGGFLVDQLSWHWIFFINVPIGILTILLILLYLREKVEHVKLPIDYLGASLFTVALLGLLFALQRAGESLNWTEPLVVILFAVSIVLFIAFYFVEKRAKDPIMPFVLFKNPVVLIGNLIGFLISAFLIGINVYIPMWAQGMLGHGATIAGFMLAPLSVTWIVGSFIGGKLLMTLGNRHTVGIGVLITAASGLILALFPASTNDIFFYLNSAFMGFGFGIIFTTTTVTVQDAVPRFQTGIATASNTLFRTVGQTIGVAVFGTIFNSVLTSEFRAAAGSEVNRSNLNQLISPQTSGNVSADLVEPLRDILYSGLHTVFWVMFACCIVSYFIHFILPKKHISGDN; encoded by the coding sequence TTGGAACAAACAAAAGTAAAGGCCGTTACCATCGCCGTATTTGTCGCAACATTTATGGCAGCTATTGAGGGTACCATCGTGAGTACTGCGATGCCAACGATTGTAAGTCAGTTGGACGGCATAGAGTTAATGAACTGGATTTTTTCTGTTTATTTGCTAACATCAGCAGTGACCGTTCCGATTTACGGAAAACTGTCTGATTTGTATGGACGAAAAAATATTTTTGTAATTGCGACAATTATTTTTATCATTGGTTCATCACTTTGTGGATTCGCACAAAATATGGAACAATTAATTATTTTTCGCGCGATTCAAGGTATTGGAGCAGGTGGGATTTTACCATCTACTATGACAATTATCGCAGACGTGTACCCATTTGAAAAACGTGCCAAAGTACTTGGTTTTATGGGTTCTGCCTGGGGTATCGCTGGTGTATTTGGACCACTTGTTGGTGGATTTTTAGTCGACCAACTTTCATGGCATTGGATTTTCTTTATCAATGTACCGATTGGCATTTTGACAATTTTACTTATTTTGCTTTATTTACGCGAAAAAGTGGAACATGTAAAATTACCGATTGACTATTTAGGTGCCTCGCTCTTTACGGTGGCACTGCTTGGCTTATTATTTGCATTACAGCGAGCTGGCGAATCACTCAACTGGACAGAACCGCTCGTCGTTATTCTTTTTGCCGTTTCGATTGTGTTATTTATTGCTTTTTATTTTGTCGAAAAACGTGCAAAAGATCCGATTATGCCATTTGTATTATTTAAAAATCCCGTTGTTTTAATTGGGAATTTAATTGGTTTCTTGATTAGTGCCTTTTTAATTGGTATCAATGTTTATATTCCAATGTGGGCGCAAGGTATGCTTGGTCACGGGGCTACAATTGCTGGCTTTATGCTTGCACCGCTTTCAGTTACATGGATTGTTGGTTCATTTATTGGCGGAAAACTGTTAATGACACTTGGAAATCGCCACACAGTCGGTATCGGTGTGTTGATAACAGCAGCAAGTGGATTGATTTTAGCTTTATTCCCCGCTTCCACAAATGACATCTTCTTCTATTTAAATAGTGCATTTATGGGATTTGGTTTTGGGATTATATTTACGACGACAACAGTAACTGTTCAAGATGCTGTGCCGAGATTCCAAACAGGTATCGCTACTGCTTCTAACACACTTTTTAGAACAGTTGGTCAAACGATTGGTGTAGCTGTATTCGGCACCATTTTCAACTCAGTTCTTACAAGCGAGTTCCGTGCTGCCGCTGGTAGTGAAGTGAATCGCAGTAATTTAAATCAACTAATTAGTCCACAAACGTCTGGCAATGTGAGCGCAGATCTAGTTGAACCGCTTCGAGATATTTTATATAGCGGCCTTCATACGGTTTTCTGGGTAATGTTCGCTTGCTGTATCGTTAGTTATTTTATTCATTTTATCTTACCGAAAAAACATATTTCCGGCGATAATTAA
- a CDS encoding M42 family metallopeptidase, producing the protein MSYEPNTKQTMQKIKELTSIPSPTGNTGKIIEKLAKDLDASKIPYTLNNKGGLIVTLPGKDETKHRMLTAHVDTLGAMVKEIKADGRLLLTLIGGYRFNAIEGEYCTIETSAGDLYSGTILMHQTSVHVYKDAGTAERNDKNMEVRLDVKALDADKVRALGIEVGDFVSFDPRVQIINNEYIKSRHLDDKASVAILLQLINYIHENKLELPHTTHFLISNNEEIGYGGNSNIPTETVEYLAVDMGALGDGQTSDEYTVSICAKDGSGPYHLGLRKHLVELAKKNNIDYKVDIYPFYASDASAAINAGNDIIHGLIGPGIDASHAYERTHRDSLYHTEKLVYAYLFSNILK; encoded by the coding sequence TTGTCATACGAACCAAATACAAAACAAACAATGCAAAAAATTAAAGAACTAACTTCTATCCCAAGCCCAACCGGGAATACTGGGAAAATCATTGAAAAACTGGCAAAAGATTTAGATGCTTCAAAAATCCCCTATACACTAAACAATAAAGGCGGATTGATTGTAACGCTTCCTGGGAAAGATGAAACGAAGCACCGCATGTTAACTGCTCATGTCGATACGCTTGGTGCGATGGTCAAAGAAATCAAAGCAGACGGACGACTACTTTTAACGCTAATTGGTGGTTACCGTTTTAATGCGATTGAAGGCGAATATTGTACAATCGAAACCAGTGCTGGAGATTTGTATAGTGGTACGATTCTGATGCATCAAACATCTGTCCATGTATATAAAGACGCTGGAACTGCTGAGCGTAATGATAAAAATATGGAAGTTCGTTTAGATGTAAAAGCGCTAGATGCAGACAAAGTTCGCGCACTTGGAATTGAAGTAGGTGATTTTGTTTCCTTTGATCCGCGCGTGCAAATTATTAATAATGAATATATCAAATCTCGCCACCTAGATGACAAAGCAAGTGTCGCGATTTTATTGCAACTAATCAATTATATCCATGAAAATAAACTCGAGCTACCGCACACTACGCATTTCTTGATTTCTAATAATGAAGAAATTGGCTACGGTGGAAACTCGAACATTCCGACCGAAACAGTGGAGTATTTAGCAGTCGACATGGGTGCGCTTGGTGATGGTCAAACATCGGATGAATATACTGTTTCTATTTGTGCAAAAGACGGTAGTGGCCCGTATCATCTTGGCTTGCGCAAACATCTAGTAGAACTTGCTAAAAAGAATAATATTGATTATAAAGTGGATATTTATCCGTTTTATGCGTCCGATGCAAGTGCGGCGATTAATGCTGGTAACGATATTATCCACGGTTTAATTGGCCCGGGGATTGATGCGAGCCACGCATATGAACGCACACATCGCGACTCACTTTATCATACAGAAAAATTAGTTTATGCATATTTATTTTCGAATATATTGAAATAG
- a CDS encoding glutathione peroxidase, whose product MNVHDFSEKAMNGKEIALSDYKGKVLLIVNTASKCGLTPQLEGLEAMYKKLGGANFEILGFPCNQFLRQDPGSDEEILEFCQMNYGVTFQMFSKIKVKGKDASPLYKYLTEQTGGKKVEWNFAKFLIDENGEVVERFPSKMKPADFEDKVEALVAKVNN is encoded by the coding sequence ATGAATGTCCATGATTTTTCTGAAAAAGCAATGAATGGCAAAGAAATCGCGTTAAGTGATTATAAAGGTAAAGTTTTGCTTATCGTGAATACTGCGAGCAAATGTGGTCTAACCCCTCAACTAGAAGGACTTGAAGCAATGTATAAAAAACTAGGTGGCGCTAATTTTGAAATTCTTGGTTTCCCTTGTAACCAATTTTTACGCCAAGATCCCGGTAGTGATGAAGAAATCCTCGAATTTTGCCAAATGAATTACGGCGTGACATTCCAAATGTTTTCTAAAATCAAAGTAAAAGGCAAAGACGCCAGCCCGCTATACAAATATCTAACCGAACAAACCGGTGGCAAAAAAGTAGAGTGGAACTTTGCGAAATTCCTTATTGATGAAAATGGAGAAGTGGTTGAACGTTTCCCATCAAAAATGAAACCGGCAGATTTTGAAGATAAAGTGGAAGCACTTGTTGCCAAAGTAAATAATTAA
- a CDS encoding LytTR family DNA-binding domain-containing protein has protein sequence MKFHVKQSTNMVVGEVEIYCHPDNLEEVSNKLAGLEGSTEKISVKKDGATYLLEPKAILYFEAVESKIFVYTEQDIYEIHWKLYELEEKFKDSSFFRCSKSMILNIEAIEKIAPGFNGKFEANLFNREKVIISRQYAKVLKQKLNIGGKRK, from the coding sequence ATGAAATTCCATGTAAAGCAAAGTACAAATATGGTGGTTGGTGAAGTGGAAATATATTGCCATCCCGATAATTTAGAAGAGGTATCCAATAAGCTAGCGGGACTTGAAGGATCAACGGAAAAAATCTCGGTCAAAAAAGACGGCGCTACTTATTTACTGGAGCCAAAAGCGATTTTATATTTTGAAGCAGTAGAGAGCAAAATCTTTGTTTATACGGAACAAGACATTTATGAAATCCATTGGAAATTATATGAATTAGAAGAAAAATTTAAAGATAGTTCCTTTTTCAGATGTTCAAAATCAATGATATTAAATATCGAAGCGATTGAAAAAATTGCACCTGGTTTTAATGGGAAATTTGAAGCGAATCTTTTTAATCGTGAAAAAGTGATTATTTCAAGGCAATACGCCAAAGTCTTAAAGCAGAAATTAAACATAGGAGGGAAGCGCAAATGA
- a CDS encoding DUF3021 family protein, translating to MSKKLIQFIQSMCIIFTASMITMICSYIATGQTETIAIRDVYIMLAFSIATTFIQQLLFTHSIKTKRSFYSRLIVFFLFISAAILGLGWLFDWYDTIAGFMIILGFICVTFMVMHAFFSYRDVKFSNEINQKLAEMRERETK from the coding sequence ATGAGTAAAAAACTAATTCAATTTATTCAATCTATGTGTATTATTTTCACGGCCTCGATGATAACGATGATTTGTTCTTATATCGCGACAGGACAAACTGAAACAATTGCCATTCGTGATGTGTATATTATGTTAGCTTTTAGTATAGCGACGACTTTTATTCAGCAATTACTTTTTACTCATTCGATTAAGACGAAGCGATCTTTTTATAGCCGTTTGATTGTGTTTTTCCTTTTTATTAGTGCGGCGATTTTAGGGCTGGGATGGCTGTTTGATTGGTACGATACAATTGCTGGATTTATGATTATCTTAGGATTCATTTGTGTGACGTTTATGGTCATGCATGCTTTTTTCAGCTATCGCGATGTAAAATTCAGTAATGAAATTAATCAAAAACTAGCAGAAATGCGAGAAAGGGAGACAAAATGA
- a CDS encoding ABC transporter ATP-binding protein: protein MIKLTNVVKTFGKVEAVKGINLEVEKGSLFAFLGENGAGKSTTLSMICTESEATSGEIFIDDEKLTFKNRKAFRQKLGVVFQDNVLDDLLTVRENLYNRASLYGKTKAEITERLELVSSIMGIEDILNRRFEKLSGGQKRRAEIARAIMHDPEILLLDEPTTGLDPKTRVSVWKIIDYLREALGMTVFLTTHYLEEAKDADQLAVIHKGKIIAEGTPASIRSRFSVDKIFFYEPKLAELQVIVEKLDLPYKVTKDSMCVDVTKEDVGILAILNQAEGLYSSFEVIKGNLDDAFISMIKEDSND from the coding sequence ATGATAAAACTGACGAATGTAGTTAAAACGTTTGGTAAAGTGGAAGCAGTCAAAGGTATTAATTTAGAAGTGGAAAAAGGGTCATTGTTTGCTTTTCTCGGTGAAAATGGCGCGGGGAAATCGACCACACTGAGTATGATTTGCACAGAAAGCGAAGCCACTTCGGGAGAAATTTTTATTGATGATGAAAAGTTGACCTTTAAAAATCGTAAAGCGTTTAGGCAGAAATTGGGGGTTGTTTTTCAGGATAATGTGTTGGATGATTTGCTGACGGTGCGGGAAAATCTATATAATCGTGCGAGTTTGTATGGGAAAACAAAAGCGGAAATTACCGAACGGCTGGAGCTTGTTTCTTCTATTATGGGGATTGAGGATATTTTGAATCGGCGGTTTGAAAAATTATCTGGTGGACAAAAACGCCGGGCGGAAATTGCCCGAGCGATTATGCATGATCCAGAAATCTTGCTATTAGATGAGCCGACAACAGGGCTGGATCCGAAAACGAGAGTCAGTGTCTGGAAAATTATTGATTATTTGCGAGAAGCATTAGGAATGACAGTGTTTTTGACGACACATTATTTAGAAGAAGCGAAGGACGCGGACCAGTTAGCGGTTATTCATAAAGGCAAAATCATTGCGGAAGGCACGCCAGCGAGTATTAGAAGTCGCTTTTCTGTGGACAAAATTTTCTTTTATGAACCGAAGCTAGCGGAACTGCAAGTAATCGTCGAGAAACTAGATTTGCCGTATAAAGTAACGAAGGATTCGATGTGCGTGGATGTCACAAAGGAAGATGTCGGAATTTTGGCTATTTTAAACCAAGCGGAGGGACTTTACAGTTCATTTGAGGTAATTAAAGGAAATCTTGATGACGCATTTATCTCGATGATTAAGGAGGATTCTAATGATTAG
- a CDS encoding ABC transporter permease, translating into MISRNLKIYFRDRTAVFMSLLTILIIIGLYAIFLGNNMADMFKQASGKATGIQELVNTWVIAGILAITPVTVSLAVFSLKVHDEEFSIARSFAITPASRWRIVISYIVSGLVASFLLSVITLFVGEMYIWLTGGAFLPLESWARLIGIILINVLCCSSIMFFIASLVKKASAFSSVSTIVGTVIGFIAGIYLPMGSLPAAVQTVMKCFPFTYGASVIREIMTKEPLQQVFTGNTHAMDATKEMIGITIYWGDKTVTTGLSLLILIAFAVVFGALSVVLMKRQTK; encoded by the coding sequence ATGATTAGTCGGAATTTGAAAATCTATTTTCGTGATAGAACGGCTGTATTTATGTCGTTATTGACGATTTTAATTATTATTGGCTTGTATGCGATTTTTCTAGGAAACAATATGGCAGATATGTTCAAACAGGCTTCTGGGAAAGCAACGGGGATACAAGAATTAGTGAATACGTGGGTGATTGCCGGGATTTTGGCGATAACGCCGGTCACTGTTTCGCTCGCAGTTTTTTCTTTAAAAGTGCATGATGAAGAGTTTAGCATTGCAAGAAGTTTTGCGATAACACCGGCTTCAAGGTGGCGTATTGTTATCAGTTATATTGTCAGTGGGCTGGTAGCTTCGTTTCTGCTTTCTGTGATAACCCTGTTTGTTGGTGAAATGTATATTTGGTTGACTGGTGGAGCCTTTTTACCGCTAGAAAGTTGGGCGCGTTTAATCGGAATTATTTTAATTAATGTTCTATGTTGTAGTAGCATTATGTTTTTTATTGCGAGTTTGGTGAAGAAAGCTAGTGCCTTTAGTTCGGTCTCGACGATTGTTGGGACAGTGATTGGTTTTATTGCTGGAATTTATTTGCCAATGGGTTCTCTTCCAGCGGCAGTGCAAACGGTGATGAAATGCTTCCCTTTCACGTACGGCGCCTCAGTTATCCGAGAAATTATGACAAAAGAGCCGCTGCAACAAGTTTTCACAGGGAATACTCATGCGATGGATGCGACAAAAGAAATGATTGGGATTACGATTTATTGGGGCGACAAAACCGTAACAACAGGACTGAGCTTACTTATTTTAATCGCCTTTGCAGTCGTGTTTGGCGCATTATCTGTCGTCTTAATGAAACGGCAAACAAAATAA